gagcggggagggggctggggctgcagggctgggaggggcagtgcGGGCGGGTTTGGCACTGGGCGGCTGCCGCTGGAGTGGGCATATCAAGCACCTGCaggtgagcggggagggggctggggcgtggctgcagggctgggaggggcagtgcGGGCGGGTTTGGCACTGGGCGGCTGCCGCTGGAGTGGACATATCAAGCACCTGCaggtgagcggggagggggctggggctggggcgtggctgcagggctgggaggggcagtgcGGGTGGGCGGTGataccagagagagagggagacgcGCACGCCCCCCCCTCACGTTCCTGTCTCGCCAGCCCCATCTCGGCACGTGCGGCTTCAACGTGATCCCGTGTCCCAATCGCTGCAGCGCCAAGCTGAGCCGGCGCGACCTGCCCGGCCACCTGCAGCACGGCTGCCCCAAGCGCCGCGTCGAGTGCGAGTTCTGCTCCAGCGACTTCACCGGCGAGGCCTACGAggtgcggggcggggcaggggtggtgtggggAGCCAGGGTccctctggggggcggggccggcccCACGGGGTCCCCCCCTCGCAGGGGGCTGGCGTGAGGGGCGGGGTGGTGCCGGGACGGCCCCGCGGGCGAcgccccctggccccagctcagcgCGCTCTTGCCCCCCAGGATCACCAGGGCGCCTGCCCCCAGGAGAGCGTGTACTGCGAGAACAAGTGCGGGGCACGACTGATGCGTCGGCTGCTGCCCCAGCACACGCTGGCCGACTGCCCCAAGcgcacccagccctgcccctactGCACCAAGCCGTTTGTCTTCGACACCATCCAGGTGAGGCGGGgccctgcgggggcggggggtgctgcTCCCTGGGCCGCGCGTCACGCGAGCCCGTTGGGTGCGCCCAGGTCGGGGCCCAGCCGGTCTCTGGGGGAGCGCTGCTCCAGCTAACAGcgcctccccctctgccccagagccACCAGTTCCAGTGTCCCCGCTACCCCGTGCCCTGCCCCAACCAGTGCGGGACACCCAGCGTCGCCAGGGAGGACCTGTCCGGGCACCTGAAGGAGACCTGCAGCACAGCCATGGTGCTGTGCCCCTTCAAAGACGCTGGCTGCAAACATCGGGTAAGTGCTGCCCTCTGCCCCCGCCGGCCTGGGCCACCGCCCCGAGCGCCCAGGCTCCTGCTGgagctccctccccagccctggctcgCACCGGCCCCCCAGCACCGGCCCCTTCCCTCTCTTCTGTGCTGCACTCCATCGATGGCTGCTTCTTCCTCCGTGCAGTGCCCCAAGCTGGCCATGAGCCGGCACCTGGACGAGAGCACCAAGGTGCACCTGGGCATGGTGTGCTCCCTAGTCAGCCGGCAGCGGCAGGAGATCCAGGAGCTGCGGCAGGACGTGGAGGAGCTGTTGGTCAGCAGCGACGGGGTCCTGATCTGGAAGATCACAGACTACGCCCGCAAGCTGCAGGAGTCCAAAGTGCGCAGCAACTACGAGTTCTTCAGCCCACCCTTCTACACCCACCGGTACGGCTACAAGCTGCAGGTGTCCGTGTTCCCCAACGGGAACGGCAGCGGGGAGGGCAGCCACCTGTCCGTCTACATCCGGGTGCTGCCGGGGCAGTACGACAACCTCCTGGAGTGGCCCTTCTCCTACCGCGTCACCTTCTCCCTGCTGGACCAGAGCGACCCCTCGCTGGCCAAGCCCCAGCACATCACTGAGACCTTCAACCCTGACCCCAACTGGAAGAATTTCCAGAAGCCGGGGGCCTCCCGCAGCTCCCTGGACGAGAGCACGCTGGGCTTCGGGTACCCCAAGTTCATCTCGCACGAGGACATCAAGAAGCGCAACTACGTGCGGGAAAACACCGTCTTCATCAAGGCCTCGGTGGAGATCCCGCCGCGAATCCTGGCCTGAGCCTGGCGTGGAGACGTTAGCCAGGGGCCTCGCGGCTCAGCCTGGCCGCAGCTGCCTTGCGGCGACTCCGTGGCCTTTCTCGGTCTGCAGCAGCCTGAGGGCACCGTGGGCTTGTCTGACTGGGGCCCTCTTGGTGTTTCCGCCCCAGAGgcccagcagctccctcctgAGCAGGGACTGTCGCAAGCAGGTTTCCTGCAGCAGCCATGGCCTGGAACCACCCTGGGCCCCGCCCGCTGAGACCCAGTGCCGTGGCTGGAGCTGGCcgtggggtgcagggagaggcccCGCAGACTGGGTGGGAAGGAGAGCGGGCCCTGCCCTTCATACATGTTCCCATGGGCTGGCTCTCCAGCCTCAGGACAGCCGTGGGGCCCAGGCAGGCTGGTCACCgctgcccccagcctgcgccCCACCAGAGTGAAACACCGCCTCTGTGGGGCAGTGTTGCAGCTGGGCCTGGGGGAaccccagccccccctccagcACCTGCAAGCCCTGGAGCCGTGCCCACGGCGGGCAGGAGGGGTAGAGCCATGCTGTCCTGATAGCGTCAGTGGCATTGccccctgggagctggggcttcTAGGCTGCCACCCCATGGGGAGAAAGTGGATCCAGCTGATCTCCACTGGGGCCATTGGTCATATAACCCAAGCTCTCCTCCCCTCCTGAGTGCCTGGAGGGGGCaaggcctggggctccctgcaggctGCCCGCCTCGGGGCAGGACTTGCCCCTGTGCCCTGCAGCTCAGCTAgggcattccccctccccccgagagcCCCAGAGAAGCCTGGACAACACAGGAGCCATGTAGCGGGGCAgggatcccctcccctcccatgagGCCTTTGCAATGAAGCCCTAAGAAGGGAGCCCCAGTGAGGGGTCCCCTTGTAGCTACCAGCCCCCTGGTGCTCTGGAAGCCCCACAGGGAGGTACAGACCAGCCAGAGCCTGATGCCCCAGCAGCAAGGAACCGGCAGGTCCCCTGGCGCTGTGCATGCGGATGCCAGGGTCCCCAGGCTCCGTCTCCTTCCTGCTGCCTCAGGGACCCCCGGAGGGCACAGGGCCCCTCCACCCAGAGCCATGTTTTGTGAGCACCCGCCCCAGCGTCTGGCTGGGGAGCTAGGGTGCATGTGTCTTATCACCGGG
The Eretmochelys imbricata isolate rEreImb1 chromosome 17, rEreImb1.hap1, whole genome shotgun sequence DNA segment above includes these coding regions:
- the TRAF4 gene encoding TNF receptor-associated factor 4 isoform X2, with the protein product MPGFDYKFLEKPKRRLLCPLCGKAMREPVQVSTCGHRFCDTCLQEFLSEGVFKCPEDQLPLDYAKIYPDPELEAQVLGLTIRCIHSEEGCRWSGHIKHLQPHLGTCGFNVIPCPNRCSAKLSRRDLPGHLQHGCPKRRVECEFCSSDFTGEAYEDHQGACPQESVYCENKCGARLMRRLLPQHTLADCPKRTQPCPYCTKPFVFDTIQCPKLAMSRHLDESTKVHLGMVCSLVSRQRQEIQELRQDVEELLVSSDGVLIWKITDYARKLQESKVRSNYEFFSPPFYTHRYGYKLQVSVFPNGNGSGEGSHLSVYIRVLPGQYDNLLEWPFSYRVTFSLLDQSDPSLAKPQHITETFNPDPNWKNFQKPGASRSSLDESTLGFGYPKFISHEDIKKRNYVRENTVFIKASVEIPPRILA
- the TRAF4 gene encoding TNF receptor-associated factor 4 isoform X1 yields the protein MPGFDYKFLEKPKRRLLCPLCGKAMREPVQVSTCGHRFCDTCLQEFLSEGVFKCPEDQLPLDYAKIYPDPELEAQVLGLTIRCIHSEEGCRWSGHIKHLQPHLGTCGFNVIPCPNRCSAKLSRRDLPGHLQHGCPKRRVECEFCSSDFTGEAYEDHQGACPQESVYCENKCGARLMRRLLPQHTLADCPKRTQPCPYCTKPFVFDTIQSHQFQCPRYPVPCPNQCGTPSVAREDLSGHLKETCSTAMVLCPFKDAGCKHRCPKLAMSRHLDESTKVHLGMVCSLVSRQRQEIQELRQDVEELLVSSDGVLIWKITDYARKLQESKVRSNYEFFSPPFYTHRYGYKLQVSVFPNGNGSGEGSHLSVYIRVLPGQYDNLLEWPFSYRVTFSLLDQSDPSLAKPQHITETFNPDPNWKNFQKPGASRSSLDESTLGFGYPKFISHEDIKKRNYVRENTVFIKASVEIPPRILA